From Argopecten irradians isolate NY chromosome 3, Ai_NY, whole genome shotgun sequence:
ACACTCAGAATGCTTGGGTGTAAaacgagtttgataattttgtagagccTAATAGTTATAAGCTTACCCCGTCACTTATCAcaactttgaaaaaaatgctAATTTCCATAACGCGAGTCGTCTGATGTTTTCCGGCGTCTTCCTAATTAgtagtagttgactatcactacgCCACATAACAGAGAACAAAACCTTCATTATTAACAATTAACACAGGGAATCGCgaatttgtttggtgttgtaacgtCAACTTAGGCCATCATCGATATAGATGTTCTCACATTATCATTGTCCCTTTTAAGTTTAGATAgcataatatattaattataagtatcaAATAAcgtatattttttgtaaataatgtcaaaactaatttaatatatatatctatatagtgTTGGAGACATTGAGAGGCGAAGCTGTGCTAGAGATGGTCACCTCATGGTTATTCACGCTATCTGGCTGTAACTTCACCTGTACACCACTCACAGACTATGAAGTCTTCGCAAAGGACGTGCTGGGAGTAGACGCAGATCTCTGTAAACCGTCGCCAAGGAAACTCAACAGAAAGTACACCTACTGGAATGACTTGACCATCGATTACCACGGTAAGATGATGAGgagaatgttttatttttgttctatTATTCTATTTTCTACtctagaaaattgaaaaaaaatcactattttcttcactaaaatttggcttgattatttttgtctctacatCATGTCTGATTCTAGGTTTCAAACTAAATAGAACTTGTGAAGAACTCTACCAAAAACTATTATCAACAACTttaagggtctggtggccagtctatgtgttttacaataatttgaTTACTGTAAATGTGGATATTTTCGCTAATCCTTGTTTCGCTTCGATGTTATTTTCGCggtatattccgtctttgcatattacagagttagctcccttgcgggtaggtatcaattgttacgtctttattttgtgagcgcaattcacgtcgttttctccgaaacgtatgacgttacgctcgtaaacacatgacgtcacaattaatacctacccgcaagagcagataactctttaatatgcaaattcggaatagcgTACACATGTATAACTTTGAGCTTTTggtaatataattaatatattaacaaaacTTTACGCGAGGTGACAATTTTTGCGGTGAAAAAGCCTTCGGGTACTTAGCGAAAATTTCGTAAATTTCTGCGTTTACATTAAACAAACTTACAGAAAATCGACTAAAATTGTCTGCAAAATGTACCGGAATTGCCGGAATAATATATGATACTTGAGATCATCACAGACACGAAGGAATATGGCTGCTACAATTCTGATTGGTGGTTTTTAGTTCAAAACATCTTCTACAATGTCActaaatgaaagaaataatgttTTCAATCCGTAGAAACAAATTGTATgtcaaaatgtataaaatggCACCAATCGTTTTGACTTTGAATTTTCCGAGTAGAAAAAACCTTGTACGTGTGTGTTTTTTTCCGTCAAAGGTATGACCTGGGAAGATTTTAAACAGCTTTGGGCCAAAGAAGCTAGTACCGTTCTTCGATTGAGATGCGAGTCAGATGCAAGCATCGACCTCTTCAAAATCAAAAACTGTCGAAAAGTAAGTTTTATAAAAGCATTGAAGATTTATAAAAACGCCACTTGTCTTAAATATCACTTAAACCCAAAGGTTAATTATTTAAATTGCTTCTTGCCgcattgttattttaaaatgtgaatttcTCATCGGAATTCATCTACATCGAGCAAACAGTCGTACAAGTATGCCGGAACACATAAGAATCCGGATACGGGCCGGGTTTAACAAGTTATACTGCTACACAATTGAGCTGTCTAATATATACCAATAGTATTCTATTATACATCCAatgacaaattatatactgCTACACAATTGAGCTGTCTAATATATACCAATAGTATTCTATTATACATCCAatgacaaattatatactgCTACAATATTGAGATGTCTTATATATACCACTAGTATAGTATAACAAACCCAatgacaaattatatactgCTACAATATTGAGATGTCTTATATATACCAATAGTATAGTATAACAAACCCAATGACAAATTATGTACTGCTACAATATTGAGATGTCTTATATATACCAATAGTATAGTATAACAAACCCAatgacaaattatatactgCTACAATATTGAGATGTCTTATATATACCAATAGTATAGTATAACAAACCCAatgacaaattatatactgCTACAATATTGAGATGTCTTATATATACCAATAGTATAGTATAACAAACCCAatgacaaattatatactgCTACAATATTGAGATGTCTTATATATACCAATAGTATAGTATAACAAACCCAatgacaaattatatactgCTACAATATTGAGATGTCTTATATATACCAATAGTATAGTATAACAAACCCAatgacaaattatatactgCTACAATATTGAGATGTCTTATATATACCAATAGTATAGTATAACAAACCCAatgacaaattatatactgCTACAATATTGagatgtcttatatatataccaataatATAGTATAACAAACCCAatgacaaattatatactgCTACAATATTGAGATGTCTTATATATACCAATAGTATAGTATAACAAACCCAatgacaaattatatactgCTACAATATTGAGATGTCTTATATATACcaatagcccgagatactctggccctgacaccagacttagacattatgacagatagatgtctggtttagggccagagcgcagtagtactcgaaaacctggaataagccgacaccgtttggtatcgggccagatactctccgattcagactacttacaaaatattaccaccgagaatcgcCATTTACCTTgatcttttcaacaaatgaataatttatctactgatagccatccatttcatcacgcatgcacgttctattgtgtcaacacagtagtttcttttctgcaactttaaatttccctcgtcatcgtcgccattttctcgtagtatgcaaatcatctttaatattgacggattgctatatttgggtagatatgatattcatttgttgtatagactaaggttagtggtgcttctcggtggtcagtctgaatcggagagtacctggcccgataccaaacggtgtcggcttattccaggttttcgagtactactgcgctctggccttaaaccagacatctatctgtcatatgTCTAAGTcaggtgtcagggccagagtatctcgggctaatatACCAATAGTATACTATTTCAAATCCAATGACTTAAATCCCATGTTATTATTTAGCTGTGTACGCTGATGTTGGTGTCATTTCTGTGTACTAATAACTGTGCTTTTGGTTTCTTTGTGTGCCGAAAGGCTAACAATCAATAAAAAGATCATTCAATAATTACTGAAAAATTCTCTTTCACCGAGAGTAGTGATCCAGATCGAGATCTGTTTGCAATGATTTCAAGACTTTCaagattttaattatttcactcagacacatgaaaatgtgataaaaaaggacaaaatattatacatagacatatacatgaCAAGATGGTACGCAATCAACATGTACAAGGTATAACAATGCAATATGTTATAATTGCATAGTTGTTTAATTTAAGGTAATATCATTACTTATTAGTTTTATTAACATCGACTTCAAACGTTCATACTTGACAATATTCGCTGAAATTAATCAGTGCAGCATGCATACCTTCAACACGTTCAGCAAAAGTAACAGTATTATCAATGAAACACCTTGCTGTTAGGGACCATGGGGGAGATGTAGATGTTTCTGCTTAATTCATTTAGGGAGTGCGAACATATTCACTGAATAGTTTACTGTTCATAACAACTGCCataataaatttttaatctTGTATCCGGCTGTCCAACACGTCATAGCCGTGTACCATTGAAAATATTAGCACATCCTGAATGATAAATTTAACCAATAGCTGAAGGTGTGAAATGTATGTCATTTCTTCTTGGTAATAGTGTCATATATGTATTCCTATCTATGGGAACACCGATGTCGACTTGACAAAAGACCCTTATTACAGTTATGCATTTTCAGTACATCTATTAGATATcagtatgtaaataaaatatccacaatattttagtacatgtactatgtaCA
This genomic window contains:
- the LOC138318434 gene encoding uncharacterized protein, translating into MSKTLLYLLDIRIDGHRAKTGLKEVIDMINGYFKHSPLHNEDKPTMTAIHKFKITGEPRVIIVLETLRGEAVLEMVTSWLFTLSGCNFTCTPLTDYEVFAKDVLGVDADLCKPSPRKLNRKYTYWNDLTIDYHGMTWEDFKQLWAKEASTVLRLRCESDASIDLFKIKNCRKVSFIKALKIYKNATCLKYHLNPKVNYLNCFLPHCYFKM